A section of the Bacillota bacterium genome encodes:
- the spoVAD gene encoding stage V sporulation protein AD, translating to MAVKKLGKSTVGFANPPVIVGTGTVVGPVEGKGPLASDFDVVLPDHTYGEKTPEKSETKILEQAAKTAIERAKIDRNMVDFYMAGDLLNQIISAGYSARQLSIPYFGLYGACSTCAMSLALAGMVLDGGFADYVLVACSSHYQTAERQYRYPIELNVQRKTTSQYTVTGAGAALLASAGTGPKVTRATVGRVVDLGLKDVNNMGGAMAPAAADTLLTHLADTGLSPRDYDLILTGDLGSFGSEMLKELVKDNGVELGGNYVDCGLMLFDTRTQKVGAGGSGCACSAVVTFGHVLREMQRGTYKNVLLIATGALMSPLSCQQGESIPCVAHAVVIEA from the coding sequence GTGGCGGTGAAGAAGCTCGGGAAAAGCACCGTTGGCTTCGCAAACCCTCCCGTCATCGTGGGAACCGGGACGGTCGTTGGTCCTGTGGAGGGCAAGGGGCCGCTGGCCTCGGATTTCGACGTGGTCCTGCCGGACCACACGTACGGCGAGAAGACTCCCGAGAAGAGTGAGACAAAGATCTTGGAGCAGGCCGCGAAAACAGCCATCGAACGAGCGAAGATCGACAGGAACATGGTGGACTTCTACATGGCCGGCGACCTCCTCAACCAGATAATCTCCGCAGGATACTCCGCAAGGCAGCTCTCCATCCCGTACTTCGGCCTTTACGGCGCCTGTTCCACGTGTGCGATGAGCCTGGCCCTCGCGGGAATGGTGCTGGACGGCGGGTTTGCAGACTACGTTCTGGTCGCATGCTCCAGCCATTACCAGACGGCCGAACGTCAGTATAGGTACCCCATAGAGCTGAACGTCCAACGCAAGACGACATCGCAGTATACCGTGACGGGCGCGGGAGCGGCCTTGCTTGCATCCGCCGGCACCGGACCGAAGGTGACCCGGGCGACCGTCGGTAGGGTGGTGGACCTCGGACTGAAGGACGTGAACAACATGGGCGGCGCCATGGCGCCGGCTGCCGCTGACACGCTCCTGACACATCTGGCTGATACCGGTCTCAGTCCTAGGGATTACGATCTCATCCTCACGGGCGATCTCGGGTCATTTGGAAGCGAGATGCTCAAGGAGCTAGTTAAGGATAACGGTGTCGAGCTGGGGGGCAACTATGTGGACTGCGGACTCATGCTGTTCGACACGAGGACCCAGAAAGTCGGGGCCGGAGGCAGCGGGTGCGCGTGTTCGGCTGTGGTGACGTTCGGCCACGTCCTGAGGGAAATGCAGAGGGGCACGTACAAGAACGTGCTCCTCATCGCGACGGGGGCTCTCATGAGCCCGCTCAGTTGTCAGCAGGGTGAGTCCATACCTTGCGTCGCGCATGCCGTCGTGATCGAGGCGTGA
- the spoVAE gene encoding stage V sporulation protein AE, with the protein MTYLYAFLVGGAICAIGQLILDFTNLTPGHMLVILTVAGAIAGGLDLYQPLIKFAGAGAITPVSGFGASIARGALMEAKRTGLIGLFTGVFEYTGMGIAVAVFFGALVALVASPKT; encoded by the coding sequence GTGACCTACCTGTACGCTTTTCTCGTGGGAGGCGCGATATGCGCGATAGGCCAGCTCATCCTGGATTTTACGAACCTCACCCCCGGTCACATGTTGGTCATCTTGACGGTTGCGGGGGCGATAGCCGGGGGGCTCGACCTGTACCAGCCGTTGATCAAGTTCGCGGGAGCGGGCGCCATCACTCCGGTTTCCGGGTTCGGCGCGTCCATCGCTAGAGGGGCTTTGATGGAGGCTAAGAGGACGGGGCTCATCGGGCTCTTCACCGGAGTGTTCGAGTACACAGGGATGGGCATAGCCGTGGCGGTGTTCTTCGGCGCGCTGGTTGCGCTCGTCGCCAGTCCGAAAACGTGA
- a CDS encoding CoA protein activase, with product MKVTFAHMGNLYITVKALLEDLGVEVVVPPMPSKRTLSIGSRHSPEFACLPLKVNIGNYIEALELGADTIAMAGGVGPCRFGLYGEVQREILKGLGYEFDMVIIDPPQGRLRRVLQQVGRLVGRNSVGRYLRAVRLAWAKMTAVDELEKLAQRVRPFESRRGEASAALERALRLVDEASSIAGVKGALEDGREALLDVKAPGGGAHSAPRIGVVGEVYVVLEPFVNFDVERRLGEMGVLVERSIYIGDWVREHVFKDLLRLRKGRRPYDLAKPYLCHFVGGHGIETVGHTVEYAHRRFDGVIQLAPFTCMPEIVAQDVLPSVSRDMGIPVMTLIFDEHSSDAGVLTRLEAFVDLVERSRSRRDAM from the coding sequence ATGAAGGTCACCTTCGCGCACATGGGCAACTTGTACATCACTGTAAAAGCGCTGCTGGAAGACCTCGGGGTGGAGGTGGTGGTGCCTCCCATGCCGAGCAAGCGCACTCTCTCCATAGGCTCGCGCCACTCGCCCGAATTCGCGTGCCTGCCACTCAAGGTGAACATCGGGAACTACATAGAAGCCCTGGAGCTCGGGGCCGACACCATCGCTATGGCGGGGGGCGTGGGGCCTTGCAGGTTCGGCTTGTACGGGGAGGTGCAGAGGGAGATTCTGAAAGGTCTTGGGTACGAGTTCGACATGGTCATCATCGACCCTCCCCAAGGAAGGTTACGACGAGTCCTGCAGCAGGTCGGGCGGCTCGTGGGGCGGAACTCCGTGGGCAGGTACCTGCGAGCCGTAAGGCTGGCTTGGGCCAAGATGACCGCGGTGGACGAACTCGAGAAGCTGGCGCAGCGCGTCCGGCCGTTCGAGAGCCGGCGTGGTGAGGCGAGCGCCGCGCTCGAGCGTGCGCTGAGGCTGGTCGATGAGGCGTCGAGCATCGCTGGCGTGAAAGGAGCTCTCGAAGACGGGCGGGAGGCGCTCCTAGACGTGAAGGCACCTGGAGGCGGTGCTCACAGCGCTCCGAGGATAGGTGTAGTGGGCGAAGTGTACGTCGTCCTCGAGCCCTTCGTCAACTTCGATGTCGAGCGCAGGCTCGGAGAGATGGGGGTTCTAGTGGAGAGGTCCATATACATAGGCGATTGGGTCAGAGAGCATGTCTTCAAGGACTTGCTCCGGCTGCGAAAGGGCAGGAGGCCGTATGACCTCGCGAAGCCGTACCTCTGTCACTTCGTGGGGGGACACGGAATCGAAACCGTGGGACACACCGTCGAGTACGCCCACCGGAGGTTCGACGGGGTAATCCAGCTCGCGCCGTTCACGTGCATGCCCGAGATAGTTGCGCAGGACGTGCTCCCGTCCGTCTCTCGAGACATGGGCATTCCAGTGATGACACTGATCTTCGACGAGCATTCCTCGGATGCCGGGGTGCTCACGCGCCTCGAGGCGTTCGT
- a CDS encoding stage V sporulation protein AE yields the protein MARKKVIVVTDGDGRAKAAVRQAARNLGLHCIERSAGTPTHAGGRELAAMAKQAPVEPVIVMFDDRGKRGKGPGEKALEDFARDAGIEIVGAVAVASNTKADKSVTVDESVTKEGEVTAGPVGKSGAPEPPGHEQLEGDTVGILSRLQIPKIVGIGDLGKMDTQDAVEKGALITTRAIREILEHQGMV from the coding sequence TTGGCGAGGAAGAAAGTGATCGTGGTGACTGACGGAGACGGCAGGGCGAAAGCAGCTGTGCGACAAGCTGCCCGCAACCTCGGCTTGCACTGCATCGAGAGGTCCGCCGGGACTCCCACGCATGCAGGCGGCCGAGAGCTTGCAGCCATGGCGAAACAGGCTCCAGTGGAGCCGGTGATAGTCATGTTCGACGACCGAGGGAAGAGGGGCAAGGGTCCCGGTGAAAAGGCGCTCGAGGACTTCGCGCGCGACGCGGGGATCGAGATAGTGGGCGCAGTCGCGGTGGCGTCCAACACAAAGGCCGACAAGTCGGTCACGGTGGACGAATCAGTCACGAAAGAGGGGGAGGTGACCGCAGGGCCGGTGGGGAAATCCGGTGCGCCCGAACCTCCCGGCCACGAGCAGCTGGAAGGAGACACGGTCGGGATCCTGTCCCGCCTTCAGATCCCGAAGATCGTAGGCATAGGCGACCTCGGCAAGATGGATACCCAGGATGCGGTGGAGAAGGGTGCCCTCATCACGACAAGAGCCATCCGAGAGATCCTCGAGCACCAGGGGATGGTATGA
- a CDS encoding acyl-CoA dehydratase activase-related protein has product MGEVVGIPRALLYYHYYPMWKVFFESLGASVVTSGETTRAVLDAGARVAVDEACLPIKVFHGHVLALAGNCDYVFVPRLVSVERRAFICPKFMGLPDMVRCNCPGIPNLIDSCVNLSKSTRGYVRAVYSAGRVFTGNTLRILAAHTKAKAALATYTRYLESGMTPDEALALMGMTNSRDASARGGVAAASSPLGAARNPGKGQDGVAIGLVGHPYVVYDPFVSMGVIRRLREMGAIVVTSDMVPASTIESEASRFPRRVFWTLGRRLLGAGFYFLGSGAVHGCLHMRAFACGPESLIGEILEREAARHRDVPFATITVDEHTGEAGVLTRLEAFFDVVTRRKKR; this is encoded by the coding sequence GTGGGAGAGGTAGTGGGGATCCCCCGTGCCCTTCTCTACTACCATTACTACCCCATGTGGAAGGTCTTCTTCGAGTCGTTGGGGGCTAGCGTCGTTACCTCCGGTGAGACCACCAGAGCGGTACTGGACGCCGGCGCGAGGGTCGCGGTGGACGAAGCTTGCCTGCCCATCAAGGTGTTCCATGGGCACGTGCTCGCCCTCGCCGGCAACTGCGACTACGTGTTCGTCCCCAGGCTCGTGTCGGTGGAGAGACGGGCCTTCATTTGCCCGAAGTTCATGGGCCTGCCCGATATGGTGCGCTGCAACTGCCCCGGCATCCCCAATCTCATCGACTCGTGCGTGAATCTGAGCAAGAGCACCAGGGGGTACGTTCGCGCCGTGTACTCCGCGGGCCGTGTGTTCACCGGGAACACGCTCAGGATCTTGGCCGCGCACACCAAGGCGAAGGCTGCGTTGGCGACATACACGCGGTACCTCGAGAGCGGCATGACTCCGGACGAGGCGCTCGCTCTCATGGGCATGACGAACTCGCGCGACGCGTCTGCGCGTGGGGGCGTGGCCGCGGCGTCCTCCCCGCTAGGGGCGGCACGGAACCCGGGCAAAGGGCAGGATGGCGTGGCGATCGGGCTCGTCGGGCACCCCTACGTCGTCTACGACCCGTTCGTAAGCATGGGTGTCATTCGGAGACTCCGAGAGATGGGGGCGATCGTCGTGACGTCGGACATGGTTCCGGCGTCCACGATCGAGAGTGAGGCCTCGAGATTTCCGAGGAGAGTGTTCTGGACGCTCGGCAGAAGGCTCCTCGGCGCGGGGTTTTACTTCCTGGGGTCTGGAGCGGTCCATGGGTGCCTCCACATGAGGGCGTTCGCGTGCGGTCCGGAGTCGCTCATCGGTGAGATCCTGGAGCGGGAGGCGGCGCGGCACAGGGACGTGCCATTTGCGACCATCACCGTTGATGAGCACACGGGAGAAGCCGGAGTCCTCACGAGACTGGAGGCGTTCTTCGACGTGGTCACGCGCAGGAAGAAGCGGTGA